The Chryseobacterium sp. JV274 sequence TCATGCTTCTCAATGTTGGAGTTCACGGAAGTTCTTGTTCCGTCTGCCTGATGATAGAAACCTGCTCCTACATTGAAGACTTTCTTTGTTCCCAGATAAGATCCCACTTTGTATGGAAGTGTATTCGACTCCTCATCAAGGAACTGATATTCCACATATCCTGCCTTTGAAAAACTGGGATTTCCGTTGTTGTCTACCGCAATGGCTTTTGACGGATCTGTTACATTCACTGGGATGAGGTCTGTTGCGAAAGGTTTATTTAAGCTGAAACGGTACTCCAGTTTGCCATATTTTCCTTTTGCAAACATTCCCAACTGTCTTGCAAATTGGTCTGAGTTATCAATCAGTGGCCATGAAAAAACGGGAGAATCTAATGTGAGGAAATTGAGTGTAGAAGCCATAGTCATGCGGGAAAGTCCCATATAATAATGAAGCCCTGCTCCTAAAGATAAACTGAATTTTCCCGCTTCTCCAGGTAAAATAACTGCATATTCGTTCCATGCATCATGAAAAAATAACTGGGTTTTCTTTCCGTTTCCATAACCTCCTGTGCCGGAAGTACCTGTGGCTCCTCCATTGATGAAGGTCTGGTTGTTGATTCCGAAATGGAGGAGAATCATGTATCTTTTAGAGACCTGTGCATATGCTAAAGCACGTAATCGTCTGTTTCCTATGCTCCAGGAGTTGTCTGTGGGCTCGCCACCTACCATACTTCCGGGATTCATAGAGGTATTTCTCAGCCAAAGCTGGTCCCATAAAATAAAGCGGACGAATTTATCACCATCCGGATTGAGGTTTATTTTTAAGCCATTTCCGTAATCAGGAGAACCTTGAGAGTATACAGAGCTGCTGATTAAGACTGCTCCAATAAATGTAAGTGATTTCTTCATAAATTATCAATTTTTGGCGTTGTTTTTTGTGAATACCAAATTGTAATTAATAATTTAGTTACGAAAATTTAATATATATTAGTGGTAATAGTATAGTTATGACTGTACAAGGTTCTGAACCCCGGGATCCGGGGTTTTAATCTAAATTGTTTAAGTATCTCGTAACCTAGCATCCCGCCTACTTCTTAAACCTTTCCCACTTGATCAGCATATACTTATCAGCAAACTGAGTGATGATAATCCCGGAATTTTTAATGTTTTCCTCCTGCGCAATATAATCAATCAACTCATTTTGTTTCAGTATTTTATAAACAGGATGGAATTCAGAGTGTGGAGGTCTTGTGATGTTGTATTTTTTTATCCAGGAACTTATTGTAACATGGGAAACCCCGATAATTCTTTCGATTTCACGGTAACTTAAGCCTTCCAGGTACAGCTGAAGCGCCTTGGTAACATAATAGTCATCAATCTGTTTTCCCAGCTTTTTAACAGTGAAATAATATTTGCAGTCTTTACAGTGGAAGCGTTGCTTTTCATTGATGATGCCGCTTTTTACCACTTTGGTACTGTTGCATTTAGGGCATGTATTTTCCATAACTATATTATTTTAGCAAATATATAATAAATTAGCAAATATATATTTTTCAATAAAGATAATTTTACCTGTTTAAAATTTTAAAACAAAAAAAATATCTTTTTTATTTGGATTTAAAAGAAAATATATTTTAAATTTGCCAAAAAAATTAGATAAATAAATGGAAATAGAAATTTCCTCATGCGAACATCTAATGTATGTGAGTGAAATACAGCAGGAAATGTATGATTCTGCACAGCGCAGAGGAACGGGCATCGCAAAACGTTCTATAGAATATTTGAGTAAGAAGATTTCAGAAGGCAACGCTGTGGTAGCCACTGAAAACGGTGAGTGGGTAGGTTTCTGCTATATAGAGACCTGGTCGCATGGGAAGTTTGTGGCTAATTCGGGATTGATAGTATCGCCGAAATTCAGGAACGGGGGCGTAGCAACTCAAATTAAGCAGAGGGTTTTCCAGTTATCTAGAGATAAATATCCGGATGCGAAAGTATTTGGATTGACAACGGGTTTGGCAGTAATGAAAATCAATAGTGATTTAGGATATAAGCCGGTCATCTATTCAGAACTTACCCAGGACGAAGAATTCTGGAGTGGCTGCAAAAACTGTGTGAACTATGAGATTTTAATGATGAAGGAACGCAAAAACTGTTTGTGTACAGCTATGTTGTTTGTTCCTGAAAATGATAAAAAAAAAGAGGTGGTGAATAACCAGCCTGAAAATAAATATAATGAAATGAATCAAACTGATTTTGAGTATTCTGTACAAAAATCCCTTGATGAATTTCATTTGACAACTAAAAAAAATAAAAAGAGTCCAGATGAAAAAGAAAGTCATCTTAGCGTTTAGTGGAGGTTTAGATACTTCCTACTGTGCAAAATATCTTAGTGAAACACTAGGGTATGATGTGTATGCAGTCACCGTAAATACCGGAGGTTTTTCAAAAGAAGAGGAAAAAGAACTGGAAAGAAAAGCTCTAAACCTTGGAGTAAAAGAATACAGGTGCGTAGACGCTCAGGAAGATTATTATAATTCATGTGTGAAATATTTGATTTTCGGGAATGTATTGAAAAATAATACATACCCTCTTTCGGTAAGTGCTGAGCGTACCATTCAGGCGCAGGAAATTGCAAAATATGCAATAGAAGTAAATGCAGATGCTATTGCTCATGGAAGTACAGGAGCTGGAAATGATCAGGTTCGTTTTGATTTGATTTTTCAGGTAATGTGCCCGAATATCGAGATTATTACGCCAATCCGTGATATGGCTCTATCCCGTGAAGAAGAAATTGAGTTTTTGAAAGATCACGGTTATGAAATGGAATTCCAGAAAGCACAATATTCAGTGAATAAAGGACTTTGGGGAACTTCTGTGGGAGGAAAGGAAACTTTGACTTCCAGAAATTACCTGCCGGAAGAAGCTTTTCCATCTCAGATTAAAGAAACTCAGCCTTCAGAACTGGAAATCGAGTTTAAAAACGGAGAAGTGATAGGCGTGAACGGAGAAAGCTTTGAACATTCTGTATCTGCAATTCAAAAAATAGAAGAATTAGCTTCAGCGTATGGAATTGGTCGTGATATTCACGTAGGGGATACCATTGTTGGGATTAAAGGACGAGTGGGATTTGAAGCAGCAGCAGCATCTGTGATCATTAAGGCACATCATTTATTAGAGAAGCATACGCTTTCAAAATATCAGCAAATGATGAAGTCTCAGTTGTCCGACTGGTATGGAAACTGGCTTCATGAAGCGCTTTTCTTAGATCCTGTGATGAGAAATATAGAGTCTTTCCTGGCAGATTCTCAGAAAACAGTCAGTGGAAAAGTATTTGTGACGCTTCATCCATACAGATTTATTCTTAATGGAATTGAATCTGATCATGACCTGATGTCTGATAAATTCGGAAGTTATGGAGAGGCTAACAGAGCTTGGACAGGCGACGATGTGAAAGGATACACAAAGATTGTAAGCAATTCTTTAAATATATACCATCAGATTAACCAGAATATCAACTAGTTCCGAAAGGATGATTTAATGTAAGGCAGAATAAAAATGAAGAAAACAGTAGGAATAATTGGTGCCAACGGTTATACAGGAAGTGAGCTGATACGCTTACTGGCTTTTCATCCCCATGTGACATTGAGTTTTTTATATAGTCGTTCGAATTCGGGAACAAGAATTTCGGATCTGTACCCGGATTTAACGACGGTTTGTGAAATGGTTTTGACAAATAAACCTGAAGACGTAGATGTTCTTTTTCTGTGTCTTCCTCATAAAGAAAGTCAAAGCTGGTTAACTCAACATCCTGTAAAAGATGAAACGCTGGTGATTGATCTCGGAAATGATTTCCGTTTAGATGGGAACTTTGGGAACAGAAATTTTATCTACGGATTACCTGAAATCAATAAAAAACAACTGTCAGAGGCAAAAAGTATTGCCAACCCGGGATGTTTTGCCACAGCAATTCAATTGGCTTTACTGCCATTAGCAGATAAAGAAGTGTTAAATGAAGTTTTTACTACAGGGATTACTGGTTCTACCGGAGCTGGACAGTCTTTGCAGGCAACAACTCATTTTACCTGGAGAAATGATAATGTTTCAGCGTATAAAACATTAACTCATCAGCATGTAGATGAGATTTTACAACAGCTGATTGCATTTAATAATAAAGAAGTAACCCTGAATTTTGTTCCATGGAGAGGGGATTTTGCAAGAGGAATTTTTACAAGTTCCACCATGAAGACGGATTTGACGCTGGAGGAAATAGAACAATTATATCAGGATTTTTATGCGGAGGAGCCTTTTGTTACCGTAAGTAGCAGGGCAATTGATTTAAAGCAGGTTGTCAATACTAATCGCTGTGTGATTCAGATCGAAAAGAGTGGAAATGTTGCCGTTATTCATTCAGCGATTGACAATTTGTTAAAAGGTGCTTCAGGGCAGGCAGTCCAGAACATGAATCTGGCAATGAAATGGGAAGAAAATGCAGGGTTAAACTTAAAACCAATAGCGTTTTAAATTGACAATTTAAATTAGAAGTAAATATGACTTAGGAAAATGGAGCGTTAAGAAAATTAATTCTATGAACGTTAAGAAAATTCTACTGTTTGAAGTGCGAGGCAAATATTTAGCCGAAGAACTAATCTAGGATTCGCACAAGTTTTAGAATTTTTAGAGAATAGAACTAATTTTTAGCGGAAGTTTCCAGGTCTTGAACTTTTGTTTCTTTTGTTTTAAGACAAAAGAAAAATAAAAAATAAAAAAATGAATTTATTCAACGTCTATCCATTATTCAATATAAATCCGGTTAAAGCTCAGGGATCTTTTCTTTGGGATGATAAAGGAGGGCAGTATCTTGATTTTTACGGAGGTCATGCTGTCATTTCCATTGGGCACAACCATCCATATTATCAAAATAAGTTAAAAGATCAGCTGGAAAAAATTTCTTTCTATTCCAATTCGGTTCAGAATGAATTGCAGACTGAACTCGCAGAAAAACTAGGGAAACTTTCCGGATATGAAGAGTATAACCTTTTCTTGTGCAATTCGGGAGCGGAAGCCAATGAAAATGCATTGAAACTGGCTTCATTTCATAATGGCAAAAGCAAAGTGCTGTATTTTTCAGGTTCATTCCACGGAAGAACTTCTGCAGCGGTTTCGGTGACCGACAACCCAAAAATTGTTGCTCCGGTTAACTTTTCAGAAAGATTTATCAAATCAGAATGGAATGATGTGCAGCAGCTTGAAGAGACTTTTGAGAAGAATGGAAATGAAATTTCTTCTGTCATCATTGAAGGTATTCAGGGAGTAGGTGGAATTATGATTCCTACGCCGGAATTCTTATCTAAAATTAAAGAACTATGCGAAAAATATGAGGCGGTTCTTATTTTGGATGAAGTACAATCAGGATATGGAAGAAGTGGATATTTCTTTGCTCATCAGGAGTTCGGAGTTGAAGCAGATATTATTACAACGGCAAAAGGAATGGGAAATGGTTTCCCGGTAGGCGGAGTTTTGATCCATCCTAAATTCCAGGCGAGCAACGGTTTGCTGGGAACTACATTTGGAGGAAATCATCTTGCCTGTGCAGCTTCAATTGCTGTGCTTGACGTGATGAAAGATGAAAATCTTATTGAAAATGCTCAGGAAATGGGCGAATATATTGAAAATGAAATTAAAGATTTACCACATATTAAATCCATCCGAAGGAAAGGGCTGATGATCGGAATAGAACTCGATAGAGACTGTTCGGAAATAAGGAAAAGTTTATTGTTCGATCATCATATTTTCACAGGAAACTCTAATGATAAAACTGTCTTAAGGATTCTTCCGGCACTGAATATCAAAAAAGAGGAAACGGATCTTTTCATCAATGCTTTGAAAACAGTATTGGTGAGTATTTAAAAGCAAAAGGCCAAAATTATAAAAAGGGTTAAAAGCTTAGAATATTACACAATGTTTGTCATTCTGAATGGAACAAGTGAAATGAAGAATCTATAAAATAATGTAGAGATCTTCCTTCGTCAGAATGACAAAACAACCGTCCATTGCTGAATGAAACGCCTTTGCGAACGAAAAAAATTAGTGAAAAACTTAGCGGTTTTGTGTTGAAATTCTCAAAAAATGTGTAAAAAAATCTTTAAAATTAATTCGAAATGAAAAAATTTACCTCTGTAAGTGATGTTGAAAACTTACAGGAAATCATAAAAAAAGCTTTACAAATAAAAGCAGCTCCCCTTACCGAAACGGAAAAAGGAAAGGGAAAAACAATTGGACTTGTATTTTTAAATTCAAGCTTAAGAACCCGTCTCAGCAGTCAGATTGCAGCACAAAACCTGGGGTTGAATGTGCTGACATTAAATGCTGCACAGGAAGCCTGGAATTTAGAGTTTGCTGACGGAGCTGTCATGAACGGAGATACCGTAGAGCATATCAAAGATGCAATTGAAGTTTTAAATCAATATTGTGATATCATTGCTGTGCGTTGTTTTGCAGGAATGAAGAGCAAAGAAGATGATGTAAATGAAAGCATCTTGAGCCAGTTTGAAAAACATGCAAAAGTTCCTGTAATCTCATTGGAATCTGCAACCCGTCACCCGCTGCAAAGTCTGGCAGACTGTATTACGATTACAGAAAGCTGGAAAAAAGAACATAAACCAAAAGTGGTATTGACCTGGGCGCCACACATCAAACCTATTGCACATGCCGTTGGAAACTCTTTTGCGGAGTGGATGCAGGAAATGGATGTAGAGTTGGTAATTGCCAATCCTGAAGGATATGATTTGGATAAAAACTTCACTAAAGATGTGAAAGTAATCCATGATCAGGACGAGGCGTTAAAAGATGCAGATTTTATCTATGTAAAAAACTGGTCTTCTTTTGATGATTATGCAGCAATGCCTGAAGTGAAAGGTGACTGGATGCTTACCAATGAAAAATTGGCCAATACCAACGACGCAAAGGTAATGCACTGTCTTCCGGTCCGCCGTAATGTTGAGTTGAGTGATGAGGTGATGGATGGAGACCATTCTATTATTTATCAGCAGGCAAAAAACCGTATTTTCTCTGCACAGGCTGTGTTCAGTGAAATTTTAGATGAGCTGCATGCCGGATAATTTTTTTAATTCAGAATCTTGATCCTTGTCAAGGTTTTAAACCTTGATAAGGATCAAGGATAGAAAAGTAAGGATCTCAAAAAATTTACAAATGAAAGAAAAGTTATACATCATAAAAATTGGCGGAGCTTTAATTGATGATGAAGAGTTGTTAACCCAATTCTTAGAACAATTTTCTGAAATTCAGGAAAAGAAGATCCTTGTTCATGGCGGAGGAAAGTTGGCTACAACATTAGCGGATAAACTGGGTGTTGAACAGAAAATGATCAACGGAAGGAGGATTACGGATAAAGAAACACTGGATATTGTAACCATGGTATATGCAGGGGGAATCAATAAAAATATTGTTGAAAAGCTGCAGCAGAAAAAATGCAATGCCATAGGATTCTCCGGTGCAGATGGGAATCTGATCAAAGCCAAAAAAAGAGAAGATCCTGAGATAGATTTCGGATTTGTGGGAGATATCAATAAGAAAAGCGTGAATAAAAAGCTGGTTTCAAAATTAATGAAACTGAATCTTGTTCCTGTATTTTCAGCGATTACCCACGATAGAAAAGGAAATCTCTTCAATACCAATGCAGATACCATTGCATCTGTAATGGCGCAAGCTCTTTCAGAGAAATATGAAGTTGAACTGTTGTATTGTTTTGATAAAGAAGGTGTTTTAGAAGATGTGAACGACCCCGAATCAGTGATCAAAAGTGTTACAGCAGGAGAGTTTGCGGTATTAAAAGAAGAAGGAAAGCTTCACAAAGGGATTTTACCCAAACTTGAAAATGCGCTTGGAGCGATAAAAAATAATGTAGATAAAGTGTTTCTGATTAAAGAAACAGAACTGAAAAACCATATAGAAAATCATCATGCAGGAACTGAAATCTGTTTATAATAAAGAAGAATTATTGAATAATGCGGTCGGATTGCTTAAAAATTTGATTGAGATTCCTTCATTCAGTAAAGATGAATTCAGTACCTCAGTAGAAATTGAGAACTTTTTCGCAAAACATCAGATTCCTGCGAAGCGTTTTAAAAACAACATCTGGGCAGTGAATAAACACTTTGATGTGTTTAAACCTTCCGTTTTACTGAATACGCATCATGATACCGTAAAACCTAATAAAGCTTACACG is a genomic window containing:
- a CDS encoding porin translates to MKKSLTFIGAVLISSSVYSQGSPDYGNGLKINLNPDGDKFVRFILWDQLWLRNTSMNPGSMVGGEPTDNSWSIGNRRLRALAYAQVSKRYMILLHFGINNQTFINGGATGTSGTGGYGNGKKTQLFFHDAWNEYAVILPGEAGKFSLSLGAGLHYYMGLSRMTMASTLNFLTLDSPVFSWPLIDNSDQFARQLGMFAKGKYGKLEYRFSLNKPFATDLIPVNVTDPSKAIAVDNNGNPSFSKAGYVEYQFLDEESNTLPYKVGSYLGTKKVFNVGAGFYHQADGTRTSVNSNIEKHDITLFAVDAFADIPLGEAKNKMAVSAYAGYYNYNFGPNYVRNLGTMNIAASDPNFIGNKAIAGPGNLQPTIGTGNIIYAQAGLLLPSQAEKPKIRIQPFAAYTHKSFEAFDKSSSQFDVGANWFIDGHHAKITTQYSTRPVYTSPTESPSSKGEFIVQFQIYL
- a CDS encoding helix-turn-helix domain-containing protein, translating into MENTCPKCNSTKVVKSGIINEKQRFHCKDCKYYFTVKKLGKQIDDYYVTKALQLYLEGLSYREIERIIGVSHVTISSWIKKYNITRPPHSEFHPVYKILKQNELIDYIAQEENIKNSGIIITQFADKYMLIKWERFKK
- a CDS encoding GNAT family N-acetyltransferase, whose product is MEIEISSCEHLMYVSEIQQEMYDSAQRRGTGIAKRSIEYLSKKISEGNAVVATENGEWVGFCYIETWSHGKFVANSGLIVSPKFRNGGVATQIKQRVFQLSRDKYPDAKVFGLTTGLAVMKINSDLGYKPVIYSELTQDEEFWSGCKNCVNYEILMMKERKNCLCTAMLFVPENDKKKEVVNNQPENKYNEMNQTDFEYSVQKSLDEFHLTTKKNKKSPDEKESHLSV
- a CDS encoding argininosuccinate synthase, producing MKKKVILAFSGGLDTSYCAKYLSETLGYDVYAVTVNTGGFSKEEEKELERKALNLGVKEYRCVDAQEDYYNSCVKYLIFGNVLKNNTYPLSVSAERTIQAQEIAKYAIEVNADAIAHGSTGAGNDQVRFDLIFQVMCPNIEIITPIRDMALSREEEIEFLKDHGYEMEFQKAQYSVNKGLWGTSVGGKETLTSRNYLPEEAFPSQIKETQPSELEIEFKNGEVIGVNGESFEHSVSAIQKIEELASAYGIGRDIHVGDTIVGIKGRVGFEAAAASVIIKAHHLLEKHTLSKYQQMMKSQLSDWYGNWLHEALFLDPVMRNIESFLADSQKTVSGKVFVTLHPYRFILNGIESDHDLMSDKFGSYGEANRAWTGDDVKGYTKIVSNSLNIYHQINQNIN
- the argC gene encoding N-acetyl-gamma-glutamyl-phosphate reductase produces the protein MKKTVGIIGANGYTGSELIRLLAFHPHVTLSFLYSRSNSGTRISDLYPDLTTVCEMVLTNKPEDVDVLFLCLPHKESQSWLTQHPVKDETLVIDLGNDFRLDGNFGNRNFIYGLPEINKKQLSEAKSIANPGCFATAIQLALLPLADKEVLNEVFTTGITGSTGAGQSLQATTHFTWRNDNVSAYKTLTHQHVDEILQQLIAFNNKEVTLNFVPWRGDFARGIFTSSTMKTDLTLEEIEQLYQDFYAEEPFVTVSSRAIDLKQVVNTNRCVIQIEKSGNVAVIHSAIDNLLKGASGQAVQNMNLAMKWEENAGLNLKPIAF
- a CDS encoding aspartate aminotransferase family protein, whose product is MNLFNVYPLFNINPVKAQGSFLWDDKGGQYLDFYGGHAVISIGHNHPYYQNKLKDQLEKISFYSNSVQNELQTELAEKLGKLSGYEEYNLFLCNSGAEANENALKLASFHNGKSKVLYFSGSFHGRTSAAVSVTDNPKIVAPVNFSERFIKSEWNDVQQLEETFEKNGNEISSVIIEGIQGVGGIMIPTPEFLSKIKELCEKYEAVLILDEVQSGYGRSGYFFAHQEFGVEADIITTAKGMGNGFPVGGVLIHPKFQASNGLLGTTFGGNHLACAASIAVLDVMKDENLIENAQEMGEYIENEIKDLPHIKSIRRKGLMIGIELDRDCSEIRKSLLFDHHIFTGNSNDKTVLRILPALNIKKEETDLFINALKTVLVSI
- a CDS encoding N-acetylornithine carbamoyltransferase gives rise to the protein MKKFTSVSDVENLQEIIKKALQIKAAPLTETEKGKGKTIGLVFLNSSLRTRLSSQIAAQNLGLNVLTLNAAQEAWNLEFADGAVMNGDTVEHIKDAIEVLNQYCDIIAVRCFAGMKSKEDDVNESILSQFEKHAKVPVISLESATRHPLQSLADCITITESWKKEHKPKVVLTWAPHIKPIAHAVGNSFAEWMQEMDVELVIANPEGYDLDKNFTKDVKVIHDQDEALKDADFIYVKNWSSFDDYAAMPEVKGDWMLTNEKLANTNDAKVMHCLPVRRNVELSDEVMDGDHSIIYQQAKNRIFSAQAVFSEILDELHAG
- the argB gene encoding acetylglutamate kinase; amino-acid sequence: MKEKLYIIKIGGALIDDEELLTQFLEQFSEIQEKKILVHGGGKLATTLADKLGVEQKMINGRRITDKETLDIVTMVYAGGINKNIVEKLQQKKCNAIGFSGADGNLIKAKKREDPEIDFGFVGDINKKSVNKKLVSKLMKLNLVPVFSAITHDRKGNLFNTNADTIASVMAQALSEKYEVELLYCFDKEGVLEDVNDPESVIKSVTAGEFAVLKEEGKLHKGILPKLENALGAIKNNVDKVFLIKETELKNHIENHHAGTEICL